The following are encoded in a window of Rosa chinensis cultivar Old Blush chromosome 4, RchiOBHm-V2, whole genome shotgun sequence genomic DNA:
- the LOC112198681 gene encoding uncharacterized protein LOC112198681, producing MDYDLTEEGIEAFHSIHERLSSYMVEKEAYDRIATLEVVNEELADPEDEEEVHIQLAPAALDDTPPKVKDPTEKVNLGTVSEPMEVSISAYLEPNEKQRLIELLLEFKDCFAEKYEDMPGLSPDLVCHQLPTLADKRPVKREPRRMNSETQILVKEEVLEVYIDDVVVKSQKRGDHIADLRKVFERMRRHRLKMNQAKCVFGVQAGDFLGFIVHQRGIEVPEDKARKIQPFSPLLRLQGQNEFVWEPKHQEAFDSIKAYLANPPVLVPPRTGVPLKLYISATDASIGSLLAQDDEDGVEHAIFYLSHVLTDCETRTDTLAGAGIVLENPAGDRFSYSFQLTFQCTNNQAEYEALIIGLEVLLEMGVRDVQIRDDSQLVINQLLEKYRCTSWLLIPYLNRAIELLDQFTDVDMEYIPRERNFAANELAQLATGITLKYGVRERILKVERRTLPSWLARPDPPDDPVVAVLEPIDVYWRIPLIEYLKQPDSSADRKIRFLALNYFLRGDELRRRGEDGIDFRCVYGREAKRLMREVHTGICGSHQAGPKMRWLLRRHGYYWPSILKDCIAFTKGCADCQAHGPVQHHKFIIVATDYFTKWVETEPLKEASGPTIRQFIFRNILCRFGIPEVLMSDRGAAFMGGLVEELVNDFGIQFIHSTPYYAQSNGQAEASNKTIITLLKKMLVENP from the exons atggattacgacctcacTGAAGAGGGAATAGAAGCCTTCCACTCGATACACGAACGGTTGTCATCatacatggtggaaaaagaggcttacGATCGCATTGCAACCTTAGAGGTCGTCAATGAAGAACTTGCTGATCCGGAGGATGAAGAGGAAGTCCATATTCAGCTCGCTCCGGCGGCGCTCGACGATACACCTCCCAAGGTTAAAGACCCTACTGAGAAGGTCAACCTGGGTACTGTAAGCGAGCCTATGGAAGTATCCATCAGTGCTTACCTAGAGCCtaacgagaaacagaggctcatcgaACTATTGCTAGAGTTCAAGGATtgcttcgcggagaagtatgaggacatgcccggcctgtcaccagaCTTGGTTTGTCATCAATTACCAACTCTTGCTGACAAGAGGCCCGTCAAGCGAGAACCTCGACGAATGAACTCAGAGACCCAGATTCTGGTAAAGGAAGAG GTTTTAGAGGTATACATTGATGACGTAGTCGTCAAGTCTCAGAAGCGAGGGGATCACATCGCGGATCTCAGGAAAGTGTTTGAGCGCATGCGCCGACATAGACTCAAGATGAACCAGGCCAAGTGTGTGTTTGGGGTTCAAGCAGGGGACTTTCTGGGGTTTATAGTCCACCAgcgaggaattgaggtccccGAGGACAAGGCAA ggaaaatccagcccttctcaCCTTTGCTGAGACTACAAGGACAGAATGAATTTGTGTGGGAACCCAagcatcaagaggctttcgacagtatCAAGGCCTATCTGGCAAACCCACCAGTCTTGGTTCCACCTAGAACCGGGGTCCCGTTAAAGCTGTACATCTCAGCAACCGACGCCTCCATTGGTAGCCTGCTCGCTCAGGACGATGAGGACGGTGTCGAGCACGCTATATTTTATCTCAGCCATGTACTGACAGATTGCGAGACAAG aacagATACTCTGGCCGGCGCAGGGATTGTTCTGGAGAACCCTGCCGGTGAtcgtttctcttattctttccagCTCACGTTCCAATGTACTAATAATCAGGCTGAATATGAAGCTCTTATCATTGGACTCGAAGTCTTGTTGGAAATGGGCGTCCGGGACGTTCAGATTCGCGACGATTCTCAGCTCGTTATCAATCAGCTTCTGGAAAAATATCGCTGTACGAGTTGGCTGCTCATCCCATACCTGAATCGCGCCATTGAGCTTCTGGACCAATTTACAGATGTTGATATGGAGTATATACCACGTGAACGTAACTTTGCTGCTAATGAGCTCGCTCAGTTGGCTACAGGCATTACCTTGAAGTACGGAGTGCGCGAGCGCATTCTGAAAGTTGAGCGTCGCACACTACCTTCGTGGCTTGCTCGACCTGATCCTCCAGATGATCCCGTGGTTGCGGTACTAGAGCCCATTGATGTTTATTGGCGGATTCCACTGATTGAATACCTCAAACAACCAGACTCCAGCGCTGATAGGAAGATTCGTTTCCTCGCATTGAATTACTTCCTTAGAGGCGATGAACTGCGCAGACGTGGAGAAGATGGTATAGATTTTCGATGTGTCTACGGTCGCGAAGCCAAGAGATTGATGCGCGAGGTGCACACGGGGATATGTGGATCTCATCAAGCTGGACCTAAGATGCGTTGGCTCCTCCGACgtcatggttattattggcccagcattttgaaggattgtattgcaTTCACCAAAGGCTGTGCGGACTGTCAAGCACACGGTCCTgtccagcat CACAAGTTTATCATCGTCGCCACTGATTACTTCACGAAATGGGTTGAAACAGAGCCTCTGAAGGAGGCCTCCGGCCCTACCATTCGCCAGTTTATTTTCCGTAATATTCTatgcaggtttggtatccctgaAGTGCTGATGTCGGACaggggggcagcgttcatgggaggCCTCGTGGAGGAGCTGGTGAATGATTTTGGCATTCAATTCATACATAGTACTCCGTACTATGCTCAATCTAATGGTCAGGCGGAGGCGAGCAACAAGACAATCATCACCTTACTGAAGAAGATGTTGGTGGAGAATCCTTGA